Proteins encoded together in one Eublepharis macularius isolate TG4126 chromosome 2, MPM_Emac_v1.0, whole genome shotgun sequence window:
- the LOC129323506 gene encoding olfactory receptor 1009-like: MENHTTVYEFVLAGFSDSSKLQIPLFTFFFVIYFTTLIANLGMVLLIKIDPQLHTPMYFFLSHLSFVDFCYSTVVTPKMLTDFFMRRKIISLTGCAVQMWFFIFFLAAECFLLAAMAYDRYIAISNPLMYSAVMSQKVCSQLVVLPYLVGLLNATTHTTLTFQLSFCNNNIINHFFCDIPAVITLSCSNTRVHKRLLFVLSFAFGIVDIAIIIVSYIYILSAILRIRSSAGRHKAFSTCSTHLTVVTIFYGTLFFTYVRPNFSSSTQEDKVVSMLYTVMIPMLNPLIYSLRNKEVKDAVRRLFRGKSLL; this comes from the coding sequence ATGGAAAACCATACTACAGTGTATGAATTTGTTCTTGCTGGATTCAGTGACTCTTCAAAACTGCAGATCCCTCTCTTTACATTCTTCTTTGTGATATATTTTACCACCTTAATTGCTAATCTTGGAATGGTACTTTTAATTAAGATTGACCCTCAACTTCATacccccatgtacttcttccttaGCCATTTGTCCTTTGTAGATTTCTGCTACTCCACTGTTGTCACCCCCAAGATGCTGACAGACTTTTTTATGAgaagaaaaattatttcattaACAGGGTGTGCTGTACAAATGtggttttttattttctttttagctGCTGAGTGTTTCCTCTTAGCTGCCATGGCATACGATCGGTATATTGCCATTTCCAATCCTCTGATGTATTCAGCAGTTATGTCACAAAAGGTTTGTTCCCAGTTGGTGGTCCTGCCCTATCTTGTTGGACTGTTGAATGCCACAACACATACAACTTTAACTTTTCAGTTGTCCTTCTGTAACAACAACATAATCAACCATTTCTTTTGTGACATTCCTGCAGTTATAACACTCTCATGTTCAAATACAAGAGTCCACAAAAGGTTACTTTTTGTTCTATCTTTTGCTTTTGGCATTGTGGACATAGCCATTATCATTGTCTCCTATATTTATATTCTCAGTGCCATTCTCAGAATCCGCTCCAGTGCAGGCAGGCACAAAGCTTTCTCTACCTGCTCAACTCACCTCACGGTTGTGACTATCTTCTATGGAACCCTCTTTTTTACATATGTGCGTCCCAACTTCAGCTCATCAACCCAGGAGGACAAGGTGGTCTCCATGCTCTACACAGTGATGATCCCCATGCTGAACCCCTTGATATATAGCCTGAGGAACAAAGAGGTGAAAGATGCAGTGAGGAGGTTGTTTAGGGGGAAAAGCTTACTGTAG
- the LOC129323507 gene encoding olfactory receptor 1009-like, which produces MENHTTIQEFIFAGFTESSNLQVPLFAFFFVVYVIILTGNLGMIFLIRINSQLHTPMYFFLSNLSFVDFCYSTVVTPKMLMDFVIKRNAISLIGCAVQMWFFGLFLATECFLLAAMAYDRYMAISNPLLYTVIMSRRVCVQLVVIPYLIGVLNATTHTTLTFQLSFCSHYIINHFFCDIPAVISLSCSDTQLNNMVLFVLSCTFGIVNTSVIIISYIYILSAILRIRSSAGRHKAFSTCSTHLTVVTIFYGTLFFTYVRPSSSSSIQEDKMVSMLYTVMIPMLNPLIYSLRNKEVKDAVRRLFRGKSLL; this is translated from the coding sequence ATGGAAAACCATACTACAATTCAAGAATTTATTTTTGCTGGATTTACTGAATCATCAAACCTGCAGGTTCCTCTCTTTGCATTCTTTTTTGTGGTGTATGTTATCATTTTAACTGGAAATCTTGGGATGATCTTTTTGATAAGAATTAATTCTCAGTTACACactcccatgtatttcttccttagTAATTTGTCCTTTGTAGACTTCTGCTATTCCACTGTTGTCACCCCTAAGATGCTGATGGATTTTGTTATAAAGAGGAATGCTATTTCGTTAATTGGTTGTGCTGTACAAATGTGGTTTTTTGGTCTCTTTTTAGCCACTGAGTGTTTCCTCTTGGCTGCAATGGCATATGACAGGTACATGGCCATTTCCAATCCACTGCTTTATACAGTCATTATGTCACGAAGGGTTTGTGTGCAACTCGTGGTCATCCCCTATCTGATTGGAGTATTGAATGCCACAACACATACAACTTTAACTTTTCAATTGTCCTTCTGTAGCCACTATATAATCAATCATTTCTTCTGTGACATACCTGCAGTTatatcactctcctgttcagatACCCAACTGAACAATATGGTTCTTTTTGTTCTATCTTGCACTTTTGGCATTGTGAACAcctctgttattattatctcctatATCTATATTCTCAGTGCCATTCTCAGAATCCGCTCCAGTGCAGGCAGGCACAAAGCTTTCTCTACCTGCTCAACTCACCTCACAGTTGTGACTATCTTCTACGGAACCCTCTTTTTTACATATGTGCGTCCCAGCTCCAGCTCATCCATACAGGAGGACAAGATGGTCTCCATGCTCTATACAGTGATGATCCCCATGCTGAACCCCTTGATATATAGCCTGAGGAACAAAGAGGTGAAAGATGCAGTGAGGAGGTTGTTTAGGGGGAAAAGCTTACTATAG
- the LOC129323508 gene encoding olfactory receptor-like protein OLF1, with amino-acid sequence MAQWNQTTVSEFILAGFTDDPLLRIFLFVVFLTIYIITLLGNIGMIALIRLDTHLQTPMYFFLSNLSFSDLCYSTVIVPKTLVNFLAEKKSISFTGCATQFYFYAVFASVECLLLAAMAYDRYIAICNPLLYSVLMSRKVCIWLVLASYLVGCTNGMIHTNTTFRLPFCSSNIIDHFFCDVPLILKLACSDTMLNHILLFMISSLIGLCSFFIILISYVYILITIRKISSSDGRKKTFSTCASHLMAVSLFYTTILFIYLKPSSSYSVGQDQVAAVFYTVVIPMVNPLIYSLRNKEVKDALKRIIKRKRCSIGT; translated from the coding sequence ATGGCCCAATGGAATCAAACCACAGTGTCAGAGTTTATTCTTGCTGGATTCACAGACGATCCACTGCTTCGCATTTTCCTTTTTGTGGTGTTTCTAACCATCTATATAATCACTCTGCTGGGAAATATTGGGATGATTGCACTGATTCGTCTTGATACTCATCTTCAAACACCCATGTACTTTTTCCTCAGCAACCTGTCCTTTTCAGACCTCTGTTATTCCACTGTCATTGTCCCAAAGACACTGGTAAATTTCTTGGCTGAGAAGAAATCAATTTCATTCACAGGCTGTGCCACCCAATTTTATTTCTATGCAGTGTTTGCCAGTGTAGAGTGTCTCCTACTGGCTGCCATGGCCTATGACCGTTATATTGCCATCTGCAACCCTCTGCTGTATTCAGTTCTCATGTCCAGGAAGGTGTGTATTTGGTTAGTTCTGGCTTCATATTTGGTGGGGTGTACAAATGGTATGATACATACAAACACAACCTTCCGCCTTCCCTTCTGCAGCTCCAATATCATTGATCATTTCTTTTGTGATGTACCATTAATATTGAAGCTTGCCTGCTCTGACACAATGCTCAACCACATTCTGCTGTTCATGATCTCTTCATTGATAGGTCTCTGTTCTTTTTTCATCATCCTGATCTCTTATGTCTATATCCTTATCACCATCCGGAAGATCAGTTCATCTGATGGAAGAAAGAAAACCTTCTCCACCTGTGCTTCCCACCTGATGGCTGTCTCCCTATTCTATACCACAATCCTTTTCATCTATCTGAAGCCCAGCTCTAGCTACTCTGTAGGGCAAGACCAAGTTGCTGCTGTCTTTTATACAGTGGTGATCCCCATGGTGAATCCTCTGATCTATAGCCTGAGGAACAAGGAGGTAAAGGATGCCCTAAAAAGAATAATAAAGAGGAAAAGATGTTCCATTGGAACATAA